The bacterium sequence GTATAAAAAGATTTAACATTTCCATTGCTGAAATTGATTCGAATGATCGTTGGCAAGTAGCTACGCTTGGCCTGGCCAATGTCTCCACGGATGCTGCCCTCACCCACAAGATCTTTAACCACGCTATTTCTGTGATTGAGACCAATAA is a genomic window containing:
- a CDS encoding DUF503 domain-containing protein; the encoded protein is MVVGICRVRLYIPASNSLKAKRNALRPIIERIKRFNISIAEIDSNDRWQVATLGLANVSTDAALTHKIFNHAISVIETNNSDVQLVDYDIEML